A region of Acidisarcina sp. DNA encodes the following proteins:
- a CDS encoding MFS transporter has translation MNKAQSVDESVMYRPKDNSNRMRWVLCALLFLATTTNYMDRVVLGILAPLLEKDMHWTENSYGNMVASFTFAYALAYLLSGRIVDRFGTRRGYGLFVGIWSLSSLAHAFVHSVVGFGTARFFLGIGESGNFPAALKAVAEWFPKEERALATGIFNSGTNFAALLAPALIPYIALRWGWRYAFVFTAGLSMLWLILWMAFPYNRLRPHGELLTQSAVQLEELTEQRSFTSLLLDRGTLAFAAGKFLTDPAWWFYLFWGPKFLSSQFHMSLKQMSIPLTIIYFGASFGSILGGWLSGMWMKRGHTVNFSRKAAMAICGVFALPVVMASHIPNFWITVAVITVAAAAHQGWSANIFSTPSDLFRAGSVATVVGIGGTAGALGGTVFAKLAGYMLNRTHNYSTLFVICGCSYLVAMLFFQVMVPQLSHNRGRAATDA, from the coding sequence ATGAACAAGGCGCAGAGCGTCGACGAGAGCGTGATGTACCGCCCTAAGGACAACAGCAACCGCATGCGCTGGGTCCTCTGCGCGCTGCTTTTTCTGGCCACCACAACCAACTATATGGACCGCGTGGTCCTGGGCATTCTCGCTCCATTGCTGGAAAAAGATATGCATTGGACCGAGAACAGCTATGGCAACATGGTGGCGAGTTTTACCTTCGCCTACGCCCTGGCTTACCTGCTCTCCGGACGCATCGTCGATCGCTTTGGCACCCGGCGCGGATACGGTCTGTTTGTCGGCATCTGGAGCCTGTCTTCGCTGGCACATGCATTCGTCCACAGCGTCGTCGGATTCGGAACTGCCCGCTTCTTTCTGGGTATTGGTGAGTCCGGCAACTTTCCCGCCGCGTTGAAGGCGGTGGCCGAGTGGTTCCCAAAAGAGGAGCGCGCCCTTGCGACGGGAATCTTCAACTCCGGCACCAATTTCGCCGCCCTGCTGGCTCCTGCCCTGATTCCTTATATCGCCCTGCGCTGGGGATGGCGCTACGCATTCGTCTTCACCGCCGGCTTGAGCATGTTATGGCTGATCCTCTGGATGGCCTTTCCCTACAATCGCCTGCGGCCGCATGGCGAACTACTTACGCAGAGCGCCGTTCAACTGGAAGAGTTGACCGAGCAGCGTTCCTTTACCTCGCTGCTGCTGGATCGCGGAACGCTGGCTTTTGCCGCCGGTAAATTTCTCACCGATCCTGCGTGGTGGTTCTATCTATTCTGGGGACCGAAGTTTCTCAGCAGCCAGTTTCATATGTCGCTCAAGCAGATGAGCATTCCTCTGACCATCATCTACTTTGGTGCAAGCTTCGGCAGCATCCTTGGAGGATGGCTCTCCGGAATGTGGATGAAGCGCGGACATACGGTGAACTTCAGCAGGAAGGCCGCAATGGCCATCTGCGGGGTTTTCGCTCTGCCGGTTGTCATGGCAAGCCACATTCCAAACTTCTGGATCACCGTTGCGGTGATCACCGTCGCGGCGGCGGCCCATCAGGGCTGGTCGGCCAACATATTCTCTACGCCATCCGACCTCTTCCGCGCAGGCTCGGTTGCTACGGTGGTTGGAATTGGCGGAACAGCAGGCGCGCTCGGCGGTACGGTCTTCGCCAAGCTCGCCGGCTATATGCTCAATCGTACGCATAACTACTCCACCCTCTTCGTGATTTGTGGATGCAGTTATCTGGTAGCCATGCTTTTCTTCCAGGTAATGGTTCCACAACTCAGCCATAATCGAGGCCGCGCCGCAACCGATGCTTAA
- a CDS encoding glucose 1-dehydrogenase, with translation MGNSLFSLEGRTAVVVGGTTGIGHALSLGLAEAGADVIASARRQDQVEAIAAEIEAKGRKTLRITSDVRDRNSLENLSSTVLNSFGKVDILVNCAGITKRAPSLDFPEDSWNDILDTNLTGTMRSCQVFGKHMLSRGYGRIINIASISTFLGLFEVTAYGASKAAVGELTKSLAVEWSRHGVMVNAIAPGFFRTALNAALLDGTDRGREILTRSPMGRFGKIEELVGAAVFLASEAASFITGEILVVDGGYLASGVNR, from the coding sequence TTGGGAAATTCACTTTTTTCTTTGGAAGGCAGAACCGCGGTTGTTGTCGGAGGTACTACTGGAATTGGCCATGCACTCTCACTGGGCCTGGCCGAAGCGGGAGCCGATGTAATTGCATCCGCGCGACGGCAGGATCAGGTGGAAGCGATCGCCGCTGAAATCGAAGCCAAGGGGCGCAAGACCCTGCGAATCACTTCGGACGTCCGCGATAGAAATTCGCTCGAGAATTTATCGAGCACGGTACTGAATTCCTTCGGCAAAGTCGACATCCTGGTGAATTGCGCAGGCATCACGAAGCGTGCACCCAGTCTCGATTTCCCCGAAGACTCATGGAACGACATCCTGGACACGAACCTTACCGGAACGATGCGGAGCTGCCAGGTATTTGGCAAGCACATGCTGAGCCGGGGTTACGGACGCATCATCAACATAGCGTCGATCTCGACCTTTCTCGGCTTGTTTGAGGTCACAGCTTATGGAGCAAGCAAAGCGGCTGTCGGCGAATTGACGAAGTCCCTGGCGGTGGAGTGGTCACGCCACGGAGTGATGGTGAATGCAATTGCACCCGGATTCTTCCGCACCGCTTTGAATGCAGCGCTGCTGGATGGAACGGATCGGGGCCGGGAAATCCTTACCCGCAGCCCGATGGGCCGTTTTGGAAAGATTGAGGAGTTGGTCGGCGCCGCGGTCTTCCTTGCATCCGAGGCAGCCAGCTTTATTACCGGCGAAATCCTCGTGGTGGATGGCGGCTATCTTGCCAGCGGTGTGAATCGGTAG
- a CDS encoding sugar phosphate isomerase/epimerase family protein: protein MSDVNRRSFLVGVGAAMAAAGLSPSKAIGSEIAKMSRLKSPFRIAVITDEISQDFDHACAVASQEFGMQWVELRDLWKKNILALDAAEIAEARRILAKYQLRVTDIASPLFKVDWPDAPLSKFSPKHDQFNAAFTFKDQDHVLDKSIELAKAFQTDRVRGFDFWRLDDPAPYRKAINAKLQDAAEKLGRQGLIFILENEMACNTGTGAEAAKVLAAVPSPHLMLNWDPGNAAALGETPFPNGWDLLPKNRIGHCHCKDTVIKSGGGYEWEPVGKGVIHWAEQFKALKAMGYRHAVSLETHWRGAGTPEESSRQSWAGMKVALETAGALV, encoded by the coding sequence ATGTCGGATGTGAATCGCCGTAGTTTTCTGGTTGGGGTGGGTGCTGCTATGGCTGCCGCCGGGCTTTCACCCTCGAAAGCCATTGGTTCGGAGATTGCAAAAATGTCACGGTTGAAGTCTCCCTTCAGGATCGCGGTTATCACGGACGAGATCTCTCAGGACTTCGACCATGCCTGCGCTGTGGCATCGCAGGAGTTCGGCATGCAGTGGGTCGAGTTGAGGGATCTGTGGAAGAAGAACATTCTTGCGCTCGACGCGGCAGAGATCGCCGAGGCGCGTCGCATCCTGGCGAAATACCAACTGCGCGTGACCGATATTGCCAGCCCGCTCTTCAAGGTGGACTGGCCGGACGCTCCGCTGTCGAAGTTCAGCCCGAAGCATGATCAATTCAACGCCGCCTTCACTTTCAAAGACCAGGATCACGTACTGGACAAGAGCATCGAGTTGGCGAAGGCCTTCCAGACGGATCGCGTCCGGGGCTTCGATTTCTGGAGACTGGATGATCCTGCTCCGTACCGCAAGGCAATCAATGCCAAGTTGCAGGATGCAGCAGAAAAACTGGGCAGGCAGGGACTCATCTTTATTTTGGAGAACGAGATGGCCTGCAATACCGGTACAGGGGCGGAAGCCGCAAAGGTGCTGGCCGCGGTGCCTTCGCCACACCTGATGCTGAACTGGGATCCAGGAAATGCGGCTGCACTTGGCGAAACTCCTTTCCCCAATGGCTGGGACCTGTTGCCGAAGAATCGTATTGGTCACTGCCACTGCAAGGACACTGTAATAAAGTCCGGTGGCGGTTACGAATGGGAGCCGGTTGGTAAAGGCGTCATTCATTGGGCGGAGCAATTCAAGGCATTGAAGGCGATGGGGTATCGCCATGCCGTGAGTCTGGAGACGCACTGGCGTGGAGCAGGTACACCGGAGGAATCGTCCCGCCAGAGCTGGGCTGGAATGAAGGTTGCGTTGGAGACTGCCGGCGCATTGGTTTGA
- a CDS encoding carboxypeptidase regulatory-like domain-containing protein, which yields MIPASSFGQAVYGSLYGTVTDNTGAAIPNATVTVTDTNKGTSDSIQTNASGEYRAEHLIPDLYSVKVVMAGFKSSETKGIQVYADQSLKVDAQLQVGGSTESVEVNADAIPLLKTDRADVSTTFTQREVQDLPIGDRNFTNLQLLLPGAQPLGWSHAADENPQGSKQIQVDGQAFGGVAFELDGTDNQDPILGIIVINPPMDALSETKITTQNFDAEFGKAVSSIVTAQTKSGTNKFHGSIFDFRESAANLARDPFTQNPGPDGKITNTIFPSALKNQFGGSIGGPILKDKVFFFGDYQGVRQKVGTSATMTVPSKYLISTCLGQQTSPSGIAGCDFSEYVAAGATAGIYQGGPSRYPSDVIPASQLSPQALALLKLLQPYAPNTQGNLNGLKSNFAGSGTGLFNDNQWDVRGDYQANTKTHVFGRFSRFTSVLSGKTLFGAAGGAGTGLGNYGGNSSGADDSVALGVDIAVTSTLLTDVRLGYYRYNVIDSKYDAGTPFAKNLGIPGLNLDTTTTGAPGFNITDVGSFGGPSNSQAAGAQYGSGLNITRCNCPLIEKEDQGQIVNNWTKIIGNHSLKFGADIRYARNLRFPSDNDRTGLLSFGTGPSSNGVAGSGTGLGFATFVLGDVTSFGRYVSTKTNAKEFQPRDFFYVQDTWRMTNALTVNYGLRYEYYAPERVNGTANGALMDLKTGYLHVAGVGKVPLNMGWSPASFPLNPRVGIAYQLDPKTVIRMGYGRSFDIGVFGSMFGHVVTQNLPILATQSLNTGSPTGSVFKLSDGPVAATFPTVPSNGLLPAPGYAVSPKARPTTMRMPTVDAWNLSVQHSLTPTLSVTLAYVANKGTHTLSAGDGNNTNPNEAAINLPPQYSVTGNALHFDPLVPSADNPANGVVAPRSNGIIGISANGGTSNTNYLSRYYGLSLPACQDPAYAVPLDPEHGITPGRCGWTNGISYYGNDQDSHFSALQVTVAKQMSKGLSLTANYAWQRGIDYGNQFVTWQRNAQKGRNNDIREQQLVLYGLYQLPFGRNKQFASNVPGVVDEIIGGWQISPVMNWSSGLPFTLSDSGCKIPGSVPCYPNGSGKNLNVSLGGYNAQTHRHKFFDAPNGSLPPGFTYAALDTIGTAGRNDAFGPEFFNTDLAVQKNFPIYESVLAQFRMDAFNVFNHINLALPSGTLDQGPQYISSQAPGASPRQLQFSLRVQF from the coding sequence ATGATCCCGGCCAGCAGTTTCGGCCAGGCTGTCTATGGCTCCTTATACGGCACAGTTACCGACAACACTGGCGCCGCTATTCCGAATGCAACAGTTACTGTTACAGACACCAATAAGGGAACCAGCGACTCGATCCAAACCAATGCTTCCGGCGAGTATCGCGCAGAGCATCTGATCCCAGATCTCTACAGCGTGAAGGTCGTGATGGCCGGATTTAAGAGCTCTGAGACAAAGGGCATTCAGGTTTACGCCGACCAATCCTTGAAGGTTGACGCGCAGCTCCAGGTAGGTGGATCGACCGAGAGCGTTGAGGTCAATGCGGATGCCATCCCACTGCTGAAGACGGACCGCGCGGATGTCTCGACCACCTTTACCCAGAGGGAAGTTCAGGATCTACCTATTGGCGATCGCAATTTCACGAACCTGCAATTGCTCCTTCCCGGTGCGCAGCCGTTAGGTTGGAGCCACGCAGCCGACGAGAACCCGCAGGGCAGCAAGCAGATCCAGGTAGATGGCCAGGCCTTCGGTGGAGTGGCGTTTGAGCTGGATGGAACCGACAATCAGGATCCGATCCTGGGCATCATCGTCATCAATCCGCCAATGGATGCTCTATCGGAAACTAAAATCACCACGCAGAATTTCGATGCGGAATTTGGCAAGGCTGTTTCGTCCATCGTGACGGCGCAGACCAAGTCGGGCACTAACAAGTTCCATGGATCTATTTTTGATTTTCGCGAAAGTGCGGCGAATCTGGCCAGAGACCCCTTCACGCAGAATCCAGGACCCGACGGCAAGATTACGAACACGATCTTTCCTTCAGCCTTGAAAAATCAATTCGGCGGTTCGATCGGCGGTCCGATTCTCAAGGACAAAGTATTCTTCTTCGGTGACTACCAGGGCGTACGTCAGAAGGTTGGTACATCGGCCACTATGACGGTGCCTTCGAAGTACCTGATATCCACTTGCCTCGGACAGCAGACCAGTCCCAGTGGTATCGCCGGATGCGACTTCAGCGAATACGTGGCTGCAGGCGCCACTGCGGGAATTTATCAAGGAGGTCCTTCCCGTTATCCGTCCGATGTGATTCCAGCCTCGCAACTTTCACCGCAGGCGCTGGCATTGCTGAAGCTGCTGCAACCCTATGCTCCGAATACCCAGGGCAATCTCAATGGGTTGAAGAGCAACTTCGCGGGTAGCGGCACGGGCCTGTTCAATGACAACCAGTGGGACGTCCGCGGTGATTATCAAGCGAATACCAAGACGCATGTGTTTGGTCGCTTCAGCCGCTTTACCAGTGTGCTTTCGGGCAAGACTCTCTTTGGCGCCGCAGGCGGTGCAGGAACCGGCCTGGGCAATTATGGTGGCAACTCCTCGGGTGCGGATGACAGCGTTGCGCTCGGCGTAGACATCGCCGTTACCTCAACGCTGCTGACGGACGTCCGGCTCGGCTATTACCGCTACAACGTGATCGACAGCAAGTACGATGCCGGCACGCCGTTTGCGAAGAACCTGGGCATCCCAGGCCTGAACTTGGACACTACAACGACTGGCGCTCCCGGGTTCAACATTACAGACGTCGGCTCGTTCGGTGGTCCCAGCAACTCTCAGGCTGCCGGTGCGCAATACGGGTCGGGCCTCAACATCACGCGCTGCAACTGCCCACTAATTGAAAAAGAAGACCAGGGGCAGATCGTCAACAATTGGACCAAGATTATTGGTAACCACTCGTTGAAGTTCGGTGCGGATATCCGTTACGCACGCAACCTTAGATTCCCCAGCGACAATGACCGTACTGGTCTGCTGTCCTTTGGCACTGGCCCATCATCGAATGGCGTGGCCGGTTCAGGGACAGGGCTTGGATTCGCGACGTTTGTGCTGGGCGACGTCACCTCTTTTGGCCGCTATGTAAGCACCAAGACAAACGCGAAGGAGTTTCAACCGCGAGACTTCTTCTACGTCCAGGACACCTGGCGCATGACCAATGCTCTTACCGTGAACTACGGCCTGCGGTATGAGTACTACGCACCAGAAAGAGTGAACGGAACAGCCAACGGCGCATTGATGGATCTCAAGACCGGATACCTTCACGTCGCTGGAGTCGGCAAAGTGCCGCTCAATATGGGATGGAGCCCGGCAAGCTTCCCGCTCAATCCGCGTGTTGGAATTGCATATCAGCTCGATCCAAAAACTGTGATCCGCATGGGTTACGGGCGGAGCTTCGATATCGGCGTGTTCGGATCCATGTTCGGTCATGTGGTTACCCAGAATCTGCCGATACTGGCCACTCAAAGCCTGAACACCGGGTCGCCAACGGGCTCCGTATTCAAGCTGTCGGATGGTCCCGTAGCCGCAACCTTCCCAACTGTTCCTTCGAACGGGTTGCTTCCCGCTCCCGGATATGCAGTCAGTCCGAAGGCTCGTCCCACCACCATGCGCATGCCAACGGTGGACGCATGGAACCTGAGTGTTCAGCATTCGCTTACGCCAACGTTATCGGTAACTCTGGCATACGTTGCCAACAAGGGAACGCACACACTAAGCGCCGGGGACGGCAACAACACAAATCCAAATGAAGCTGCCATCAACCTGCCGCCGCAATACAGCGTGACCGGCAATGCGTTGCACTTCGATCCTCTTGTTCCATCTGCGGATAATCCGGCGAATGGCGTGGTAGCTCCTCGCTCCAACGGCATCATCGGAATTTCGGCAAACGGTGGCACGTCGAATACAAACTACCTGTCCCGCTATTACGGCCTATCCTTGCCAGCCTGCCAGGATCCGGCTTATGCTGTTCCGCTCGATCCGGAGCACGGCATCACCCCTGGCAGATGTGGCTGGACAAACGGGATCAGCTACTACGGCAACGACCAGGATAGCCATTTCAGTGCTCTCCAGGTTACTGTCGCTAAGCAGATGTCGAAGGGACTTTCTCTCACTGCTAACTATGCATGGCAACGCGGTATCGACTATGGGAACCAGTTTGTCACCTGGCAAAGGAATGCCCAGAAGGGACGCAACAACGATATCCGCGAGCAGCAGCTTGTCCTGTATGGCTTGTATCAGCTGCCATTCGGCCGCAACAAGCAGTTCGCTTCGAATGTTCCGGGTGTCGTCGATGAAATCATCGGTGGGTGGCAGATCAGTCCAGTCATGAACTGGTCCAGCGGCCTGCCATTTACGTTGTCGGATTCAGGCTGCAAGATTCCAGGATCGGTGCCGTGCTATCCCAATGGCAGTGGTAAGAACCTGAATGTCAGCCTGGGCGGTTACAATGCCCAAACCCATCGCCACAAATTCTTTGACGCACCGAACGGTTCGCTGCCGCCCGGGTTCACCTATGCGGCTTTAGACACAATCGGTACGGCTGGACGGAATGATGCTTTCGGACCGGAGTTCTTCAACACGGATCTCGCTGTGCAGAAGAATTTCCCGATTTACGAAAGTGTTCTTGCCCAGTTCCGCATGGATGCGTTCAATGTCTTCAACCACATCAACCTCGCGCTGCCAAGTGGCACGCTCGATCAGGGACCGCAGTACATCAGCAGTCAGGCGCCTGGGGCCTCCCCACGTCAACTCCAGTTCTCTTTGCGTGTGCAGTTCTAA
- a CDS encoding Gfo/Idh/MocA family oxidoreductase: protein MNRREFVGGIAAGAAVMAAYPSARALGANNRIRFGLIGAGDRGTQDLKDALRQPDVECVAIADVYSRNRDRAKTLVPGAELYDDPRRLLERKDVDAVIVATPLHLHAEHMLATLAAGKDVYCEKTMTWNIAEAEACLKAAQNSKQVVQLGLQHESDGDLADARKWIDDGLVGKVALVEAWMSRNTPHGHGQWVRPVPSDCNPDHVNWNLFLDGRPKSEFDGNKFINWRLFWEFSGGNITENMVHQIAWIQTALNLKEPEAVTMSGGVFSEKDGRQVPDTIAVTMEYPETIVLWQSTFSNHHFGLGERILGSDGTIEHVSGATDMVTGKYTSGINYYPEKLNRPNGVNLTGESQSKDHMANWMECIRSRNQKTNAPVEVGYNSAIAAHMANLAYREKRRVTLAEAKTTKQPY from the coding sequence ATGAATCGACGGGAATTCGTGGGTGGCATCGCAGCCGGTGCTGCGGTAATGGCGGCATATCCTTCAGCGCGTGCCTTGGGAGCCAACAATCGCATTCGCTTTGGCCTTATCGGCGCTGGCGATCGTGGGACACAGGATCTGAAGGATGCGCTTCGGCAGCCGGATGTGGAATGTGTAGCAATCGCTGATGTCTATTCGCGGAACCGCGATCGGGCAAAGACTCTTGTTCCCGGTGCCGAACTGTATGACGATCCGCGGCGCCTTCTCGAACGCAAGGACGTGGATGCTGTCATCGTAGCCACTCCGCTGCATCTCCATGCAGAGCATATGCTGGCCACGCTCGCCGCGGGCAAGGATGTCTATTGCGAGAAGACCATGACGTGGAACATTGCAGAGGCTGAGGCCTGCCTGAAAGCAGCGCAGAACTCCAAGCAGGTGGTGCAGCTTGGCTTGCAGCATGAGAGCGACGGAGATCTGGCCGACGCGCGGAAATGGATCGACGACGGTCTGGTCGGCAAGGTTGCCCTGGTCGAGGCATGGATGAGCCGCAACACTCCGCACGGCCATGGACAATGGGTGCGCCCTGTCCCCAGCGATTGCAATCCCGATCACGTCAACTGGAATCTCTTCCTGGATGGCCGGCCCAAGTCAGAGTTTGATGGGAACAAATTCATCAACTGGCGGCTCTTCTGGGAGTTTTCCGGCGGCAACATTACGGAGAACATGGTTCATCAGATTGCCTGGATCCAGACAGCTCTCAACCTGAAGGAGCCGGAGGCCGTGACCATGTCAGGCGGTGTCTTCTCAGAGAAGGATGGCCGCCAGGTTCCGGACACGATTGCGGTCACGATGGAGTATCCCGAGACGATTGTGCTGTGGCAATCCACCTTCAGCAATCACCACTTCGGCCTGGGAGAGAGGATTCTCGGCAGCGACGGCACCATCGAGCACGTCAGCGGCGCGACGGATATGGTCACCGGAAAATATACCTCGGGCATCAACTACTATCCTGAGAAGCTGAATCGGCCCAATGGCGTAAACCTCACTGGAGAATCGCAGAGCAAGGATCACATGGCGAACTGGATGGAGTGCATCCGTTCCAGGAATCAGAAGACGAATGCGCCGGTGGAGGTGGGCTACAACTCAGCTATCGCCGCACATATGGCCAATCTCGCATATCGCGAGAAGCGCCGCGTCACCCTTGCCGAAGCAAAAACCACTAAGCAGCCGTACTAA
- the eda gene encoding bifunctional 4-hydroxy-2-oxoglutarate aldolase/2-dehydro-3-deoxy-phosphogluconate aldolase, which yields MTKAQVLARIHDAGLLPVLRASSSEQALALAGALEAGGITVLEITMTVPGAVEVIRRLVLEAGDRLLIGAGTVLDPETARACMLAGAEFIVSPSLNVKTIEICQRYGIAVLPGALTPTEVVTAWQAGADVVKVFPCSAVGGAKYLKALKAPLPQIELIPTGGVSLATASEFLEAGAYALGVGSDLVDAKAIQAGRPESITENARKYRTIVQQARGFSKPALHSSTEEVRTV from the coding sequence ATGACGAAGGCTCAGGTATTGGCTCGAATTCACGATGCAGGACTGTTGCCGGTACTGCGTGCAAGTTCATCGGAACAGGCGCTTGCCCTGGCAGGCGCTCTCGAGGCGGGCGGCATCACGGTATTGGAAATCACGATGACGGTCCCCGGCGCGGTGGAGGTGATTCGCCGGCTGGTGTTGGAGGCGGGAGATCGCCTGCTGATCGGTGCCGGAACCGTGCTCGATCCGGAAACGGCGCGCGCCTGCATGCTCGCGGGGGCGGAATTTATCGTGAGTCCCTCGCTCAATGTGAAGACGATCGAGATCTGCCAGCGCTATGGAATCGCGGTACTTCCCGGCGCGCTGACGCCGACCGAGGTGGTCACCGCCTGGCAGGCGGGCGCCGATGTGGTTAAGGTTTTCCCTTGCAGCGCGGTGGGCGGAGCAAAATATCTCAAGGCGCTCAAAGCTCCGCTGCCGCAGATTGAACTGATCCCCACCGGCGGCGTATCGCTGGCCACGGCAAGCGAGTTTCTCGAGGCGGGTGCCTATGCGCTGGGAGTTGGCAGTGATCTGGTCGATGCCAAGGCAATCCAGGCAGGCAGGCCAGAGAGCATCACGGAAAATGCACGGAAGTATCGGACGATTGTGCAGCAGGCGCGAGGGTTCAGCAAACCAGCGTTGCACTCGAGCACTGAAGAAGTCCGCACGGTTTGA
- a CDS encoding sugar phosphate isomerase/epimerase: MRTPYLNVKDFHLPMGTPAEIKQAAAVYRDAGIELTAAGTIYMTKDDDADMRPKFEYCKLAGISLIVAGPTRETLPRIEKFAKEYDIRIAIHNHGPEDKQFPSPLDSLKAVQGMDPRMGVCLDAGHAERAGTNVVDAIKQCGPRLFDMHIKDLTDFHSRDSQVAVGEGLMPIPAIFNALIEQNYKGCVDLEYEIHPDDPMPGMMESFAYMRGVLAGRNDKA; this comes from the coding sequence TTGCGAACGCCCTACCTGAACGTGAAGGACTTCCACCTGCCGATGGGCACTCCCGCGGAGATCAAACAGGCAGCCGCAGTCTATCGCGATGCCGGAATCGAACTGACCGCGGCGGGCACCATCTACATGACAAAAGATGACGATGCCGACATGCGGCCCAAGTTCGAATACTGCAAGCTGGCGGGAATCTCGCTGATCGTGGCGGGCCCCACGCGGGAGACGCTTCCCCGCATCGAGAAGTTCGCCAAAGAATATGACATTCGAATTGCGATCCACAATCATGGCCCCGAGGATAAGCAGTTCCCCTCGCCCCTGGACTCGTTGAAGGCCGTACAGGGGATGGACCCGCGGATGGGCGTTTGCCTGGATGCAGGACACGCCGAGCGCGCCGGAACAAACGTGGTGGACGCCATCAAGCAGTGCGGACCGCGTCTCTTCGACATGCACATCAAGGACCTGACGGACTTCCATAGCCGGGATAGCCAGGTGGCGGTCGGCGAAGGGCTTATGCCGATTCCTGCTATCTTCAACGCGCTGATCGAGCAGAACTACAAGGGCTGTGTGGATCTGGAATATGAGATTCATCCAGACGATCCCATGCCGGGCATGATGGAGAGCTTCGCTTACATGCGCGGGGTTCTTGCCGGAAGGAACGATAAGGCCTAG
- a CDS encoding lactate racemase domain-containing protein has product MVNGIGNADRYLTRDEIRKVVSDAVDSLALDNKRVLIIIPDGTRTMPMPQMFEAFQELLRPRTKALDYLVALGTHQAMTDEHLSKLVGQPVVDEKVGETHIFNHHWEDPANFVNFGSIPAKDISDLTGGLVAKEVPVSLNKLILDYDHLVICGPVFPHEVAGFSGGNKYFFPGIAGSEIINFTHWLGAVITNYKIIGTDYTPVRAVIDRAAAMIPRPTSLIALVVTYEGVAGLYYGSTQEAWAAATKLSAKKHIVYVDKPFRRVLSVMPEMYDDLWTGAKGMYKMEPAVEDGGEVIIYSPHITEVSYTHGKLLDEVGYHCRDYFLKQWDKFKNYPGGVLAHSTHLKGLGTYDPATGIETPRIHVTLATGIPEERCRRINLGYLDPRSINLDDWRNREQEGIKLVPHAGETLFRLKHPAAASESQATAAMQTVS; this is encoded by the coding sequence GTGGTTAACGGAATAGGAAATGCGGATCGTTATCTGACCAGGGACGAGATACGAAAGGTCGTTTCCGACGCTGTGGATTCGCTTGCATTGGATAACAAGCGGGTCCTGATCATCATTCCCGACGGCACTCGCACGATGCCGATGCCGCAGATGTTCGAAGCATTTCAGGAGCTGCTGCGCCCCAGAACCAAGGCTCTTGATTACCTGGTCGCGCTCGGCACTCACCAGGCAATGACGGACGAGCATCTGAGCAAGCTGGTTGGCCAGCCAGTTGTCGATGAAAAGGTCGGCGAAACCCACATCTTCAACCATCATTGGGAAGACCCGGCAAATTTCGTCAACTTCGGATCCATACCGGCAAAGGACATCTCCGACCTCACCGGCGGACTGGTGGCGAAGGAAGTGCCGGTTAGTTTGAATAAGTTGATTCTTGACTATGACCATCTCGTGATCTGCGGCCCGGTATTTCCGCACGAGGTAGCAGGCTTCTCCGGCGGCAATAAGTATTTCTTCCCTGGCATCGCCGGCTCGGAAATTATCAACTTCACACACTGGCTTGGCGCGGTCATCACCAACTACAAGATCATCGGGACCGACTACACGCCGGTTCGGGCTGTGATCGATCGTGCGGCGGCAATGATTCCCCGCCCCACCTCGCTCATCGCGCTCGTCGTCACGTATGAGGGTGTGGCAGGTCTCTATTACGGATCGACGCAAGAGGCATGGGCCGCCGCAACCAAGCTCTCCGCGAAGAAGCACATCGTCTATGTCGACAAGCCGTTCCGGCGTGTGCTCTCGGTAATGCCCGAGATGTACGACGATCTGTGGACGGGCGCAAAGGGCATGTACAAGATGGAGCCTGCGGTCGAAGACGGCGGCGAAGTGATCATCTACAGCCCGCACATCACTGAGGTTAGCTACACCCACGGCAAGCTGCTCGATGAAGTTGGATACCATTGCCGTGACTACTTTCTGAAGCAGTGGGATAAATTCAAAAACTACCCTGGCGGCGTGCTCGCCCACTCCACACATTTGAAGGGCCTTGGAACGTACGACCCCGCAACCGGCATTGAGACGCCGCGCATCCATGTGACATTGGCCACCGGCATTCCCGAGGAGCGCTGCCGCCGCATCAACCTCGGATATCTCGATCCGCGGAGTATCAACCTGGACGACTGGCGCAACCGTGAGCAGGAGGGCATCAAGCTGGTTCCCCACGCGGGAGAGACTTTATTCCGCCTGAAGCACCCGGCCGCCGCGTCCGAATCGCAAGCTACAGCAGCAATGCAGACGGTGTCGTAG